A stretch of DNA from Leguminivora glycinivorella isolate SPB_JAAS2020 chromosome 12, LegGlyc_1.1, whole genome shotgun sequence:
tagtcctgtcagtgataatagatcgatcccaatagagcgtggcacgaccattttcgagaactggcgcaggtaagtacttgcagtacggtacttcgcggtccacaaggccgtattgaagagcaagttgctggtgaataatcctggctacgaaattatgtctgtgcaagtactcgccgttagcaagatgagaacaaccggaaattatatgcctgagtgactctccgggacggcggcatgcccgacaaatgtcgaccgtaccgttattgttattattattattattaatagcctacatggtgtcccactgctgggcaaaggcctcccccatggatctccatccgtcacggtcttgagcaatctccggccagtcgctcaGATATGCGTCCAGGTCATCCTGCCATCTCCGCCTaggtctgccagatcctcgcccgtcttgcggcacccagACCGTGGCAATTTTTGCTCACCTCTGTGGATGCATGCGACAGAcatggccggcccagtcccatttcagctTGGCAGTCTTAACTCCAACATCAGTAATgcctgttttggagcgcagcgtagaGTTACGGATTCTGTCAATCCgttttacatttataattattattcagaAATTTTGCCGTTTTTAAAAATTACCTCCTGTATACTTGTGAAGTGCGACGCGGAcgcgaaaatgaaaaaaattgaattcaattCTCATTGTTCTTACATTGAGCATTGTTAGGTAATTAGCATTGAAAGATACTTATTTATGTTATTAGTCACGCATATGACTATTTAAATCTTGTTTGAAGACACGTTTATTACTGTAcgtgtaaatgggccattttttcaaagttgtctgattaggccgcgaacttgCGGCCGCCggcggcatgtacttgtagcacggcgatagaatcgcggagtaaGCCTCCTGATTAAGCTACCTATCTGTatattacataaaataatatattgctgtctgagtacccgcaatataatctttcttgagcttaccgtggggttTAGTCAGTTTATCTAAGAATATCTTGTatgtaagtaatatttattcATATCAAATACGACAAATCTTCCATTTGCAAACCGAACTTCATATAAACTTATTTACCGTTTTCCACCGCCATAGAAATCAGATCAAACTAAATCCGGGTTCCGgacgttttcaaatttgacAAACGGCTCAGCAGCGCGTACAAACGGACCGAAATAGTGTTGGGACCTTCGAGAGCCTTTTGACTCTAACTTTATACGTAAACATCGTGTTACAAGAATAAATGCCTCTTTTCTCGACAAAAAAGATTTTCtttgtcatttatttatttagttccTTGGACCTAATAAAGCTAAATATACTTTTGCAATTAGGTATGTCAAGAAAATCATCCAAGTGCTAAGTCCTAGAAGTCAAAAAGGACTCGAATTTTTGAAGCATAAACTCATTCATGATATTAAGTCTCGTAAATGTAACTTTAgagtatacataattataataaaaaataggcGTTGTACAAccttattagtttcgacaattTGACATCCGCCATCTTCGTTGGAAATCTAGGTTTGAGCATTAGGTACTCCCGAATTCAGTCAGAGCGGGACACTAGTCTTTGACAAAACCTTACAGAAGGACtcaaaaaactttataaaaCTAAATCGAGTCGTCAAACAGGCCTCAAACGACTTTAGCCAGAGCCAACACTAGAGCCTTTAGGTACTTGTTTTTAAAGGGTATAATAACTTTGAAATATGAAAGTAGTTGCAACATTATGTTACTAAAAGGGTGTCGCGGAATAAACCCTACCCTTGTCAAATGCGGGCTTGGCTGGCCACATAGCCCGCATAGAAAAcaaattcttcaaaatatatgCGTAGTTTGTTCGAATATTAATAATGCCTCAAAACAAATATATCTATTTATTAGATAAGACATCTAACCCGGTCGCCGTCTACTGATTTCTCTGTGCGCGATACAACTAAGTTTTTTTCGCGTCAATCAAAGAGATGGATTTGtacatcatcatttcagccgttaatcggccactgctgagcataggcctccatgcgtgtacgccacttatccccatcctgccggcgtattattcTTCCAATTGaaggcatgtttacaaaaacaacataactacacTAGACATGAATTTAcaggaaacgaaaaaaactaaatgtcttCTTATATATTAGCTATTGGACATAAACGTTGTATACGTTATTTAAGTAAGTGGCCATTAGTTCCGAAACACACGATTACACATCTCAAAgacaattatttttggaaaaaatatgaaaaataagttcgtcagttatgctgtttttataaaattttgttagttatgttctttttgttagaaaataaaacaagtttctatagaaattatgttttgtatTCTATCATTTATCTTACTAAACTAGTGGATCTACTTTAATCTTCACATCCGCTGCTGTTGTCATCGTTATCTACCTCCAGAGACGACGATTCTTGACACGTATTATACAAAATTGATTGGTAGAATTGATGGCTCGATGGTTTGACCAAAAACTGCATCAATTTTCTCAAGTCGCCGACTTTGTGAAGATTAAGGGGAAGTGAAAACTCATAAGCAcgttttaaattgatgttcttgGGCACTTTCTTCCTATTTCTTATATCAATAGTAACCCAAGGTAACCTAAAACGTTACGTAAACTAAAAAGAgtttgtatatattttattgaaaattaagttttttacgtGAACGATATAcagttatgttctttttgtaaaaAACAATGTAGATATGTAGTTTTTGCAAAATGGGTATATTTTTGGGGACTGAGTGTGGACAATTGGGGTCATTTTTGGACACTATCTTTTTCTCTACGTATAGATCCTGCTTAGACGAATGCTATGATACCAAAAACTCAAATCCGCAAAAAAtgttagttatgttgtttttgtaaacatgccttCAATTTTATCACTGTGTGAAGCGTgtcggatactttatccacatggATAAGTTATCAAATAATAAGAACCGAAGCATGACATAAATCCGTGATCAGCGATCACGTTTTACTAGTCGCTCAATAAACAGTCAGTACATTCCTCGCATTTGTGCTAATTGCCTTCAGAAGTATGGGTGAGTCACACTGGGTGCTTATTTTAAGCGTCTGCGCATGGTACTGTGATGCCGCGAGAATCCTCATCGTTGTACCAACTCCATCTATCAGCCATCAAGTAATATTTCGACCAATAGCACAGGAGTTAGCGAAGCGTCATCATGTTGATCTCCTGACTACGGATCCAACATTTCAATGCCAGACCCCGAATCTTACAGAAATCGATTTCCACGACATATCCTACCGTCCATGGATCGATCGCTTCCTTAAAACGTCCAATGGAGAACAAAATGATTTATACACCCAGATAGAAACGGGGTTTGATGTCATGCTAgagatatttaaaaaacaaaTGGAGAGTGAAGTTGTGaagaatttatttaaaaaagaaaagttCGATTTAGTGATCGCAGAAGCATGGGTGAGGCCGACAAGAGTACTGGGCCACGTTTTAAATGCGCCTGTTATATTGATAAGTAGTTTTGGGGGAACGGATGAACAATACCAATTTATGGGTGGTCCCGTCAACCCGATATTATACCCAGATTTTTTGCGGACGCGTCTGTATAACCTTACATTCTGGGAGAAAGTAAGAGAACTATATAAGAGGTACAAGGTGTATCGGTTAATAACGAGGCATGAAGAAAAGGAAAATCAGATGCTTCGTGATCTATTTGACAAGAATATGCCTCCAATAAAGGAGTTAAATAAGAATGTGGAGCTGCTGATGGTGAATACAGATCCTGTGTTCGAGGGATATCGTCCTCTGCCACCGAATGTGATACATTTGGGGGGCCTATACAGTGCACCGTCTAAAGATCTGCCTCAGGTAAGTCGATGAAATTCAGGTTCTAGCAGAATTATCAGTAGCTTCGCCCCAAAGAGTGGAGCATATTACTGAGCCAGGgccttttgtttttgctgcaacgcacacagcAAACCCAcccacattttaatgtatgctattgtttttttttctagtgttagtacttattattgtttatttttgttttgattGTGTAATTTTGGTCTGTTTTgtagcaaacaaataaatgattatctatctatctatctatgaaaATTGATTCTTTAAAATAGCTAATTGAAAACCATACGCGATTTTACTGATAAATCTACTAGTGTAAGGCCAACGAAAGTGTATGTTAAAATGAAATTGGCAaatttattgatattgataTCAAACTAATAAACTATCGGCAATCTATCAGCAGAGGTCGCACAGGGTGAGCTGCTTGCATTGCCTTATAATAGGTACTCATACTTAAGATAATAGTGTGGTTACAAGTCAAGgtaaattagtacattacgatacaagtgcgtaaaaaaggaagttcgaaacgagtggcgataaattaaatcacgaccgaagggagtgttttaaatcgacacgagtttcgaatttccttttcgcacgtgtatcgtacgacgtttttcagtacagatgagcctccaaagtttctacctagcatataatgaaccacttctcgcactagtgcgagaaaaacaccatctgtactgaaaacttaCATAGTGAATACTTTCGCGATAAGAAAAAAGATACTTAAGTATGACTAAAGTGTGAGGATGAAGatatattactattattttactAAGACCAATAATTGTTTTCCTCAAAAATTGTCGGTAATTTGATACCAAACTCAATGAACACAAGCTTGCAGCTTCAATGTGTAAAAGTAGTATAGGTGGCTACTTCACACCAGTAGGACTCATAGGATCTCCACTTCAGATTTTTTAATctgtgatttatttaaaatcataaacatatctaaaattatgagttttTGGACTGTATGCCATTGTTGTTTACTTTAATGGGctcttaagtttatttttagtatccttcggGTAGTTAACGTGTCGGTTTTTGGTGCTCGTGAGGAAACAAGatccattatataaaataatgttatataaGGATCTTTTTAACGCGCGTCCGATTCGCACTTGGGAGACTTGATAGCCTCATTATCACAGTCAGCTACATGTTGATATTCTTCGCATTTGTGTGATTCAGCTTGAGAATGGTGGGCGGGTGGCTAAGCGTACGCCTCTGCGCATACGGAGATACCGCGCGAATTCTCATTGTAGTGCCAACTCCATCTATCAGCCATCAGGTGGTGTTCCGCCCAATAGCACAAGAGTTAGCGAAGCATCATCGTGTTGTTATATTGACTACTGATCCAGCATTCCCGGATCAGGCACCGCCGAATCTCACAGAAGTCGATCTTCATGACATATCCTACGCTCCATGGATCGACCGTTTCATCAAAACTGCTAGCGGGAAGCGAAATGATTTATACACGCAAATCGATACAGCGTTTGATCTTATATTGGAAATATTCCCGAAGCAAATTAAAAGTGAGGCTACAAAGAAGGTGTTTGAAAAAGAAAAGTTCGATTTAGTGATCGCAGAAGCGTGGCCGAGACCGGTGCTGGCACTGTCTCACGTCTTCAAGGCGCCTATCATATTGATGAGTTCTCTAGGGGGACTGGATGAGAATTACCAGGTGGTGGGTGCTCCTGTCAACCCAATCCTGTACCCAGATTTCTTACGAACCCGTATCTTTAACCTTACTTTATGGGAGAAGGTTACAGAGTTATACAACCGCTACTGATGTATCGGTTAATGATGTTGTATCAAGAGAAAGAAGATGCGATGCTTCGTGACTTGTTCGGCGAGGATATGCCTCCGTTGGAAGAGTTGAAGAATAACGTGGAGTTGTTGATGGTGAATATAGATCCTGTGTTCGAGGGCTATCGTCCTGTGCCGCCGAATGTCATACATTTGGGGAGTCTTAATTGTGCACCGTTGAAGGATTTGCCTCAAGTAAGACGAGGAAACTGTATAGGTAGAGGTTTATCATGACAAACTGAATATTATAATTAGTATGTATATTACGATTGCAGTCTTGACCTGtgttttcatatttaattttaaaatcgtgcaccaaactaacagtttctgtttagcccgatggttgactggtagagaatgcctcaaggcgttaaggtcgccatttgtactctttttttgtaaatttgtgcaataaataaattaagtatttttggataagatagtttttattttttcaattaaAAGATTTGGATTGAATGACTCCGTTTTCTCGTCGTTTGTTACCTATttcatttttacttgttttcgatttataaattttatataatttctCACCTAGTGCAACTATCTTTTTCTCGATGTTACGTACCTTTTCCTTCCTCTTTCTCATTCTTTGGagcgtaaggccgttttcacattatccgatccgatatcggatgtcggaaggatttcaatgacaaaaatccaagatggcgcatgtaatgtatgggatatcggtccgacatccgatatcggatcggataatgtaaaaacgcactaagcAGCTAAGagtattttgatataatttataAGGGTTGATTTGATTAGTTAAAGTGTTAGAATATTAAAGTTTTGGACGCTTTATGTCATAAACACAAACATCGCTCAAACACCAGTACTGCAAACGAGGATTTTAAACCTTGGTTGAATGTGGCAAAGTTACTTTGACTACGACAGGCATAACACTTGTGTATAACGCTGTTGATGTCGGACAATGTCGACGGTCCGAGTGGCGACAACTGACTTCAGTTCTCATCTCCTGACGAGGCATCCCGTAGAGAGGcaaaacacgtgtcgagtttgaTAGTTTCACACACGTCGCTTAGCTAAATGCTCTAAAACAACCGTGGGTAAAGTACGGCCAGCGAAAGGATGTTATCCGGCTCTCCACGCTCTTCCAGCTCTGTAGtaaggtaactgtacactattccgggatagtaaaatgtggtacattattccgggatactttggtttttgtcgcaaaataaggaaactatcagtaaaatcttaagttaatgtagtatttaattaactatagatcaaatagaaccgaaaaagtcgattttcggatatttatcttatcttatgaAGCCATGAGGTACCTTCAAAtgcgtcagtcgcaaccacgcagtggtttctatgggcgtgtttgacagtgagcttaacgcggcagcggaacttcgtaagggtttgctgtgatgatggtaagtttattgatattaaatttgtatcataattgtcttatagttattaaaagacatttatatcatcttttcaagttaatttaaaacatatttttattaaaatgcccgctcccggaataatgtacaccattttgacgaggtgtacataattgcgggagtatcacggaataacggaaacacagtccgtAATATTTTTGTGTCCTATTACTATTTAcgtttaagtatatttatattatatttgatgtaaatacattaaataaagactacagattatagtgacataattacggtacatatattttttagattttaatctcataattgaatacgaaatgtatactcattgagtaatacgtgcgaaatattggacTGTGGCAtcaacattaaatttgttttatttcataaaattaaagcacaaagtttatttatttcaatgttttgagtataattattatataatcttccaatatactaagaaaaaaaatcttttttatgttttaatatagccttgttttgactgccgtaattaagtacatgattttatatgagtgtatcttattccggtatacttatataaagtatattaaaatatataaactcataaaataaggtacagagacccggatattatgtttttaaactttcttagttagctaaaaatctttataccgcatattAGTTTGTCCGTCAGCCAGcctgtccgtctacgatttagctcaatcattattagtactagaaagctaaaatttacataaggacaatacataataggatagacatatataaatataaaatagtacctatttaaaccgatttcatcaaacatggctaagaagaacactcgattaattcagctctttcaaatgaaaaaaactaatcaaaatcggttcatccattcgaaagcgatgccttagacagacagacagtgaaacttataacaccctgtcgttatatcatataatcgttataccgtaaaatatcatatttcccttCTCATTCCAGCTCACCAAAatattgccaattataaaaaatacactctgtataagcatttatcaaaacgaatgtgcattatatatttatgtaaacaatttttttaattcgtttctttacattatgcttcaacaaagtggactttaaagatatcccgtaataatgtacaacgactcccggaattaaagccataccaaaattgtatcccggaataatagGCAAACTAAGCGTttagtaaaacaacggtaatttctataaattagaagttacgatgcaaaatagtgtcttaaatcaatcgtagaagacttatcctcaaaataaaatagttaacacCACTAGAAACCTCGCATTTTTGTTTCAATCCTCActtaaagtaggaaacgtcttaagttcccgtaatatggtacAGTTACCTTAAGAATGCATTTTCGATGTAAATTAAATGTGGCCTCTCCTCTAAATTTCTTTAAATTTTGGCCCCCAATGGAAAAAGTTTGTCTCCATCACTGCTCTAAACCTTAAGATACCTTTGAAATTTCCAGGACTTACAATCCTGGATGGACTCATCAAAGCACGGGGTCATCTACATGAGTTTCGGCACGAACACGGATCCGTCCCTGCTGCCGCCGGAGCGGATGGCGGTGTTCGTGCGGGTGTTCCGGGCGCTGCCGTACGACGTGCTGTGGAAGTGGAAGGAGCCGCCGGCCGGGCTGCCGGACAATGTGCGGACGGCCGAGTGGCTGCCGCAGTCGGATCTGCTGCGTGAGTATCAGGACTTACGTAATTTTGAAAGTCTTTGGCACGATTGAATCCATTTGACAACTGGTCAGACCTAGAAGTACCGTTTCTACTGGAGGGGATGGCAGTGTTCATCCGGGTGTTCAAGGAACTGCCCAACGAACTGCCGTACGACGTGCTGTGGAAGGAGCCGCCGGCCGGGCTACCGGATAATGTGCGGACGGCAGAGTGGCTACCGCAGTCGGACCTGCTGCGTGAGTTTATATAGTGCCTAGAGACCTACCAGACCTAGTGGATAGAACACCGCTGGATCCTCCAGTGGATGGCGGTTCCGTCTGAGTGTTCGGGAACTGCTTTCTGGGAAAAGGTTTAGTGCTCATTCCAACACCGAGAACAGGTCTCTGTATTATCTGCCTGACATTTTAGGGCTCAGCCTCTTACTGGCTGACAAAACAACTGTCGGCATGAAATGGAGATGGAAGTCGGTAGAGATTTTAATGAACACCTTTGCATAGGAACATATTGTTTAATTTTCACGATCTGACCATCGTAAAATCTTTTCAGATTTTACGATGGTCAAATCGTAAAATCATTGAAAAATCTGCTAAACATACCAGCGATTTCTCATTAAACCCCTGGTCTTGTGTCCCTATTccattttttgaataatttccTATTACGCAAATTCGCATTCCTGCTAAGAATTTGATAGCTATGGGTCTAAAATGTGGTTCGTCCAAGTCACAATTCGTCCATTACGTGGTTCGTCAAATATAATTTACGCCATTTGTCTACATCGCGATTCGTCCTAGTCGCCATTCGTCCAAATCCCATATATTTATGCTTTGTGCCATCCATCAGTTACTGGTTATTGGTGTACAACAAAAACCTTTGCTGTCACGATATGCCAAGGTAAATAGTTGTTAACTCAAtttaattatcatcaataatttGGTCCCCAGGCCACAAGAAGCTGGTCCTCTTCATCACGCAAGCAGGCCTTCAGTCCACAGACGAGGCCATCCGCGCCGGTGTGCCTCTCCTAGCGTTCCCCATGCTCGGGGACCAATGGTTCAACGCTGAGCAATATGAGAGGCTTGGGGTGGGACGAAGGCTGGAGCTGGCTTC
This window harbors:
- the LOC125231959 gene encoding UDP-glucosyltransferase 2-like gives rise to the protein MLYQEKEDAMLRDLFGEDMPPLEELKNNVELLMVNIDPVFEGYRPVPPNVIHLGSLNCAPLKDLPQDLQSWMDSSKHGVIYMSFGTNTDPSLLPPERMAVFVRVFRALPYDVLWKWKEPPAGLPDNVRTAEWLPQSDLLRHKKLVLFITQAGLQSTDEAIRAGVPLLAFPMLGDQWFNAEQYERLGVGRRLELASLTDDQLKENIEEIIKNQSYRTRSKLLSEEMLDRPESALERAIWWIERTLRRRTRRRAPAVSITCLTFIDGDIIVAALAMFVCLVVALIGLYKVLTRRAKVKTA
- the LOC125231957 gene encoding uncharacterized protein LOC125231957, with the protein product MVGGWLSVRLCAYGDTARILIVVPTPSISHQVVFRPIAQELAKHHRVVILTTDPAFPDQAPPNLTEVDLHDISYAPWIDRFIKTASGKRNDLYTQIDTAFDLILEIFPKQIKSEATKKVFEKEKFDLVIAEAWPRPVLALSHVFKAPIILMSSLGGLDENYQVVGAPVNPILYPDFLRTRIFNLTLWEKVTELYNRY